Within Saccharomycodes ludwigii strain NBRC 1722 chromosome IV, whole genome shotgun sequence, the genomic segment tcaaaaatacgtctttctattttatataacTTTTTGACCTATATAATCAGTTCGTCCAATCTAGTAATAGTATAATCTACCAAATGCTTATGTTCACTATTATCTGCCACCAAATAACTGTTATTTTcgtttaataaaagaatagTTATAAAACCAGCATATCTACCACTTTTCATATCATCAATTGAGTCACCTACCATTACCATCTTACCaacattattgttactgcTACTATCCAATCTATtcttaatatataataacgGTTCAGGCGATGGTTTAGTTGGTTGGAAATCTCTcgttaaaatataatcaaatTTGCTATATTTAgtatcaataaatttaccAATTAAAGCATTCACAGGTGTTATCTTATTTCTTgtacatatatttttagaaatacTGTTTATGGTTAAATATTCCATTAACTCGTTTAATCCAGGCTGTGGTTGCATCAATTGCATTGCCTTTAGTTCAACTTGTTCGATTCCGTCATTTGCTGCTTTTTGTGATTCCAAAGTTGGTAAACTTTCGATATATTGTAAAATGTCTTTGCTTCTATCGGTCAGACCGACGGCTTGTCTCATTTCTTTAAACATCCAATTTTGTGGCAAACATAAAGTACCATCCATGTCAAAAACAATGCCTTTAATGTTTGTTAACTTCGGGATAGCtgtacttttattatttgtatgtTTGCTTATGGTCATTAcacttttatatattattttcctttttatgttttttaataagtTTGTGTTATATAAATGAAGTGGAAATCGTAATATTAGAACCAtacaactttttattttttttttttttcgacCTTGTAACAATTGAGTAATCTTATCAAGTGAAGATCTACAAATTGTAAGTGgtaaacgaaaaaaaaaaaaaaaaaaaaaaaaaaaaaaattacatatggtatatatatatttaggTCTCCTTGTTTTCTcaagaagaaataaaataattattattgacaaaagttaataaaaagCAAGGATTTgattaagaaaaagatataagATCTGTACGTAAGAAAGGATATCGtgtgattattttttatgaaaGTAGCAGCTTTgatttattcatttattcatatttttttttttttcgctttgtataaaataaaataaagcaGCACCGTTTTGGAAATCAATATTGATAAGTAAAAAGGTTACGAATATAATGGAATGTACATTTCAAGTCAATAATTCCACtcctcttctttctttttcccctctgaaataaaaaatattactaagaaagaaagaaagaaagaaagaaaaaactaatTAAACCGAGACTCCGTAATATTGAAATCTCGGATAAATGACCTTGAATTAAATCTTAGTATTTCATTTCTAAAaagcaagaaaaaaaataaatgattaataaataaataaacaagaacaaaccgaaaaaaaataaaagaaggagaacattatttatatatatatttttttattttttttttttttttttgttagtCTTTTTATCACAAATACTGTTCTCTCCTCCTTTATCAATCAAATAAGAAAGAATACTcagaaaacaaaacaaaataaatcatataagAACAAattcagaaaaaaagaatgcaGAACtcttataataacaacaacaataataataacaatgctGATGACGATGATTATGATTACGATTATGATAACAACCCCTTTTCACAGTCTTTTCTAGAAACACAAAAGGTACAAAATGAAagtgaaaataatactaacaaTCCTAATCCTCCTGAAaatgaacaaaataaagatattatcagctcagataataatacaatagAGAATTACAATACCAACgctaacaataatacaatAACAAGTGCCACATTGCAAGAAAATCACAAAAAATTCCTAGCCAAGTATAAACTATTAGTTAAAATCACTAAGTTATCCAGGACTTCAAATCATACTATTACATCAACAACAGGCTCTATTAGTGATAGTAATAAAGGGTTTATTGGTAATAACGGTTCTGCTAACGATATCAATAATGAGTTGATTGTTCACTTAGAGATTAACACTAATTTACCCACAtttaggaaaaaaataaacaaaaatataatcaagTCCTTTACTgaatttgaattatttcAACAATATTTGATCCAGGATGAGAAATTATCTTGTGAGATATTTCCGCCAGCAATTCCAATGTTTAAGACTTCATACGGTGTCAATAATGAAGAGGATTTATTtcaattacaaaaatattaccatGATTGGTTTGAATATAGGATTTGCAAAAACCCagttattttgaaaaatgaagaattaGCTATATTCTTAGAAAGTGATTATAACACCTATTATCCAGTATCTTTAAATAGCGGAGGTGCTACGTTATCTGTATCAAGTTCTAATACACCACTTGCTAATAGTAACAATCCTGCTGAAAtgttaaaaagaaaaacattAAAGCAACTACAACCACCATTTGACGAATGTACAGAATTGGCTACACTTAGACCAATGGTTAAGTCTTGGAGAAAAAATTGTCAATTGATTCAAGAGAAACTAGTTAAAGTATGCAAACAGAAGCAAAATGTGTCTATCCAAGAAAATGATTTAGGTAAGAACCTAGGGAAATTAACTGCCAATAATACTGCTATTTCTACGACCACCAATGGTAGTTTGACTAACCTTATGTACAAGAGGTTGGGAAAAACAGTTATTTCCCTTGGAGATTTTGATAGTATTTTAACCACTTTCAATATGGCAACCTTATATGATGGGTTGTATTGGTGTATTAAGGACTTATATAATGTTAAAGAAACATTAACCAATAGACACATATTAATGAGAGATTTAATCAATGTGCAATCCAACTTGAAAAAACAACAGGATAACACAAGAAAATTAAGAGCCAAAAGAGATATAAGCCCTCTCAAAGTAGACGAAGCTATAAGATCTTTACAAAGGATCACGATTATAGAAAATGAATTAAGACACAAATTAGATAAAATGACCAATGAATTATTGGTGGAAAAAGATGAACAGGTTGTTGGTTTCTGGGAAGATCAAAACTTGAAATTTATATCGCAGTATGCTTTGAAGAATATTGAGTATGAAAGGAAGAAATTGAGCATTTTAGagaaaattagaaaagatGTTAGAAATTGTGATAAAAGAGGTGGACTAAGCAGATtaggaagaaaaaatgttCTGAGTGATAGTACtgataatagtagtagtagtgtTAACCCCAATAGGAACAATGATAACGATGGTGATATTAAAGATAACGGTGGAGATAGTTGGTCGGGTAATCGTAGAAGAGATACAATAACCGGCGACATACAAGAAAATCAACAGGTTGATAAAACCGTAtcagataaaaataatgacgATAATGATGGTATGGCCGCATTGCTGTCTGCTAAAACTGCAGCCAGTTTATTAGGTCAATCCACTTTCGTGTGACAggatacatatatatttggcAAGTGGATGTTAAATAACgtgatatataaaatagttttatttttattatttttctttaaaagaaCCTGCACACTgaaccattttttttttttttttacttttatcttgcttttatttaatgtttcaattttggataataaatttagaaaaaaaccTAAAGTTCTTTTGTTGGGTTCTTGTAGAAAAATGATGTACTTGAAATGATTTTACCCATACAACAAGATTAAATATCCTCTGAATTTcctttattcatttttttggaattagCGTACGCCGTTTATCAGAGCGTttcttatttatatatacattagGATTAGTTACGTGTGTTTCTACAGCAGACAGCCATGTGCACCACTTTAACTagtcgtttcttttttttaaatcgaAAAGCAGt encodes:
- the VPS17 gene encoding retromer subunit VPS17 (similar to Saccharomyces cerevisiae YOR132W | VPS17 | Vacuolar Protein Sorting), yielding MQNSYNNNNNNNNNADDDDYDYDYDNNPFSQSFLETQKVQNESENNTNNPNPPENEQNKDIISSDNNTIENYNTNANNNTITSATLQENHKKFLAKYKLLVKITKLSRTSNHTITSTTGSISDSNKGFIGNNGSANDINNELIVHLEINTNLPTFRKKINKNIIKSFTEFELFQQYLIQDEKLSCEIFPPAIPMFKTSYGVNNEEDLFQLQKYYHDWFEYRICKNPVILKNEELAIFLESDYNTYYPVSLNSGGATLSVSSSNTPLANSNNPAEMLKRKTLKQLQPPFDECTELATLRPMVKSWRKNCQLIQEKLVKVCKQKQNVSIQENDLGKNLGKLTANNTAISTTTNGSLTNLMYKRLGKTVISLGDFDSILTTFNMATLYDGLYWCIKDLYNVKETLTNRHILMRDLINVQSNLKKQQDNTRKLRAKRDISPLKVDEAIRSLQRITIIENELRHKLDKMTNELLVEKDEQVVGFWEDQNLKFISQYALKNIEYERKKLSILEKIRKDVRNCDKRGGLSRLGRKNVLSDSTDNSSSSVNPNRNNDNDGDIKDNGGDSWSGNRRRDTITGDIQENQQVDKTVSDKNNDDNDGMAALLSAKTAASLLGQSTFV
- a CDS encoding putative haloacid dehalogenase-like hydrolase (similar to Saccharomyces cerevisiae YOR131C | putative haloacid dehalogenase-like hydrolase), whose product is MTISKHTNNKSTAIPKLTNIKGIVFDMDGTLCLPQNWMFKEMRQAVGLTDRSKDILQYIESLPTLESQKAANDGIEQVELKAMQLMQPQPGLNELMEYLTINSISKNICTRNKITPVNALIGKFIDTKYSKFDYILTRDFQPTKPSPEPLLYIKNRLDSSSNNNVGKMVMVGDSIDDMKSGRYAGFITILLLNENNSYLVADNSEHKHLVDYTITRLDELII